One genomic segment of Pseudomonadota bacterium includes these proteins:
- the obgE gene encoding GTPase ObgE produces MKFVDEARVKVQAGNGGRGCVSFRREKFVPFGGPDGGDGGMGGSITLRARDGINTLVDFRVERTFRAKNGEPGGGRDCFGRGGEDMLVMVPVGTIVRDADTGEVLGDLAKADVELLVARGGKGGWGNQRFKNSKNRSPRQFGPGLPGEQRTLDLELKVIADVGLLGLPNAGKSTLISAVSAARPKIADYPFTTLYPNLGVISCGNQRSFVMADIPGLIEGAADGAGLGIRFLKHLQRTRVLLHLVDIAPTDPNADPVRDAISIVGELGKFSEDLLAKPRWLVLNKSDLMLPDEAAAKAVSIAQALKYRGPAFLISGATHAGTTDLTEAVMSFIESGEAPAQGNLPLPVPVQRARKVAFKKATKKTAKKAAKKAVKKAPRMKRKAATAVKAKARKKAGTRRNPRRR; encoded by the coding sequence ATGAAATTCGTCGATGAAGCGCGCGTAAAGGTCCAGGCAGGCAATGGCGGCCGCGGCTGCGTGAGCTTCCGGCGCGAGAAGTTCGTCCCCTTCGGCGGCCCCGACGGCGGTGACGGCGGCATGGGCGGCAGCATCACGCTGCGCGCGCGGGATGGCATCAACACGTTGGTCGATTTCCGCGTGGAGCGGACGTTCCGCGCCAAGAACGGCGAGCCGGGCGGCGGCCGCGACTGCTTCGGCCGCGGCGGCGAAGACATGCTGGTGATGGTGCCCGTGGGCACGATCGTGCGCGACGCGGATACCGGCGAAGTCCTGGGCGACCTGGCGAAAGCGGACGTCGAGCTGCTGGTCGCGCGGGGCGGCAAGGGCGGCTGGGGCAACCAGAGATTCAAGAACAGCAAGAATCGTTCGCCGCGCCAGTTCGGCCCGGGGCTGCCCGGCGAGCAGCGCACGCTCGACCTCGAGCTCAAAGTGATCGCGGATGTGGGTTTGCTGGGCCTGCCGAATGCGGGCAAGTCCACGCTCATCAGCGCCGTGTCCGCCGCGCGACCGAAGATCGCCGACTATCCGTTCACCACGTTGTATCCGAATCTCGGCGTGATCAGCTGCGGCAACCAGCGCAGCTTCGTCATGGCGGACATCCCGGGCCTCATCGAGGGCGCCGCTGACGGCGCCGGTCTCGGCATCCGCTTTCTCAAACATCTGCAGCGCACGCGCGTGTTGCTGCACCTGGTCGACATCGCGCCGACCGATCCGAATGCGGATCCGGTCCGCGATGCGATCTCCATCGTCGGCGAGCTCGGCAAGTTCAGTGAGGATCTGCTCGCGAAGCCGCGCTGGCTCGTGCTCAACAAGAGCGATCTGATGCTGCCGGATGAAGCCGCGGCGAAAGCGGTGTCGATCGCGCAGGCGTTGAAATACCGCGGGCCGGCGTTCCTGATTTCGGGTGCGACGCATGCGGGTACGACCGACCTGACCGAGGCGGTGATGAGCTTCATCGAGTCCGGCGAAGCGCCGGCGCAGGGAAACCTGCCGCTTCCCGTCCCGGTCCAGCGCGCCCGCAAGGTGGCGTTTAAAAAGGCGACCAAGAAAACGGCGAAGAAGGCGGCGAAGAAGGCGGTCAAGAAGGCACCGCGAATGAAGCGCAAGGCCGCCACGGCCGTGAAAGCAAAGGCCAGGAAGAAGGCCGGCACGCGCCGGAATCCGCGTCGCCGGTAG
- the murJ gene encoding murein biosynthesis integral membrane protein MurJ — MSGAIFKSTAVTGVATLVSRITGLAREMIYAQAFGASAFMDAWLVAFKIPNFLRRLFAEGSFSQSFVPVISEYKHKRPQDEVRGLVDDVAGTFGVVLFVITLIGVIAAPLIILAFAPGWHADGNKFDLAVSMLRWTFPYLFFISLSALFSGVLNSYGKFALPAYTQVIMNIVMIVVALWIAPHTANPGVALAMGVFVSGILQLGFQVPMVMKLGLFRWPRWRPAAEGVKRIGKLMLPGIAGSSMAQVSLLLDTQIASFLITGSVSWLYYADRLMEFPLGVFSIALATVILPGLSKHHAADSPERFTATLDWALKLVILLVSPAAVAMLAFAGPLTATTFGYGKFSAYDVDMASYALMAYSWGLIGFSLVKVLAPGYFARQDTRTPVRVGFIALGCNMALNIAVVLPAKKLGFPAPHILLATATCVSAAINTTLLWRGLVKIGVYKPKPGWGVLLARIVFANAVMAALLVWMAGSTADWLALPPLHRAARLAVCVVGAAAAYFAALYVSGVRLAQMRGGHA, encoded by the coding sequence GTGAGCGGAGCGATTTTCAAGAGCACGGCGGTGACCGGCGTGGCGACGCTGGTGTCGCGGATCACGGGCCTGGCGCGCGAGATGATTTATGCGCAGGCCTTCGGCGCCAGCGCCTTCATGGACGCCTGGCTGGTGGCCTTCAAGATTCCGAACTTCCTGCGCCGCCTGTTTGCGGAGGGCTCGTTCTCCCAATCCTTCGTCCCGGTCATCAGCGAGTACAAACACAAGCGCCCGCAGGACGAAGTGCGCGGTCTGGTCGACGATGTCGCGGGCACCTTCGGCGTCGTGTTGTTCGTCATCACGCTGATCGGCGTGATCGCCGCGCCGCTCATCATCCTCGCGTTCGCGCCGGGCTGGCATGCCGACGGCAACAAGTTCGACCTCGCGGTCTCGATGCTGCGCTGGACGTTTCCCTATCTATTCTTCATCTCGCTGAGCGCGTTGTTCTCGGGAGTGCTCAACAGCTACGGCAAGTTCGCATTGCCCGCATACACGCAGGTGATCATGAACATCGTCATGATCGTCGTGGCGCTGTGGATCGCGCCGCACACTGCGAACCCGGGCGTGGCGCTGGCGATGGGCGTGTTCGTGAGCGGCATCCTGCAACTCGGGTTCCAGGTGCCGATGGTCATGAAGTTGGGCCTGTTCCGCTGGCCGCGGTGGCGGCCGGCCGCGGAGGGCGTGAAACGCATCGGCAAGCTGATGTTGCCCGGCATCGCCGGTTCGTCGATGGCGCAGGTCAGCCTGCTGCTCGACACGCAGATCGCCTCGTTCCTGATCACCGGCAGTGTTTCGTGGCTCTATTACGCCGACCGGCTCATGGAATTCCCGCTCGGCGTCTTCAGCATCGCGCTCGCGACCGTGATCCTGCCGGGCCTGTCGAAGCACCACGCCGCGGATTCTCCCGAGCGCTTCACCGCCACACTCGACTGGGCCCTGAAGCTCGTGATCCTGCTCGTGTCTCCGGCGGCGGTGGCGATGCTGGCGTTCGCCGGCCCGCTGACCGCGACCACGTTCGGCTACGGCAAGTTCAGCGCCTACGACGTCGACATGGCGAGTTACGCGCTCATGGCCTATTCGTGGGGTCTGATCGGGTTCTCGCTGGTCAAGGTGCTCGCGCCCGGTTACTTCGCGCGCCAGGACACGCGCACGCCGGTGCGCGTGGGGTTCATCGCGCTCGGGTGCAATATGGCGCTCAATATCGCGGTCGTCCTGCCGGCCAAGAAACTCGGATTCCCCGCGCCGCATATCCTGCTTGCCACGGCCACCTGTGTGTCCGCCGCCATCAACACCACGCTGCTGTGGCGCGGGCTGGTAAAGATCGGTGTGTACAAGCCAAAACCCGGCTGGGGCGTGCTGCTCGCGCGCATCGTGTTCGCGAACGCGGTCATGGCCGCCTTGCTGGTGTGGATGGCGGGCAGCACCGCCGACTGGCTGGCGCTGCCGCCGCTGCATCGCGCGGCACGCCTGGCCGTCTGCGTCGTCGGGGCTGCCGCGGCCTACTTCGCCGCGTTGTACGTTTCCGGTGTGCGTCTGGCGCAGATGCGCGGCGGCCACGCATAA
- the ispH gene encoding 4-hydroxy-3-methylbut-2-enyl diphosphate reductase, which produces MKILLANPRGFCAGVDRAIDIVERAIALFGAPIYVRHEVVHNVHVVDRLRRLGAVFVDELDQVPDNATVIFSAHGVPAAVENEASRRGLTVFDATCPLVTKVHMEVARYAREGRDVVLIGHAGHPEVEGTMGRFDTANGGRMHLIENIEQAAKLEVRDAERLAFVTQTTLSVDDTAAIVNALRQRFPSLASPRREDICYATQNRQDAVKELIASCDVLIVVGSITSSNSNRLRELAERAGRPGYLIDDASFLQREWFEGKNAVGVTAGASAPEELVQQVVARLREWGGTQADELKGREEHVVFSLPRALRTSAPRS; this is translated from the coding sequence ATGAAAATCCTGCTCGCCAATCCGCGTGGATTCTGTGCCGGCGTCGATCGTGCCATCGACATCGTCGAGCGCGCCATCGCGTTGTTCGGCGCGCCTATCTACGTACGCCACGAAGTGGTTCACAACGTGCACGTGGTGGATAGACTGCGCCGCCTCGGGGCGGTGTTCGTCGACGAGCTCGACCAGGTGCCCGACAACGCCACCGTGATCTTCTCGGCGCACGGCGTTCCCGCGGCGGTGGAAAACGAAGCGTCGCGCCGCGGCTTGACGGTGTTCGACGCCACCTGTCCGCTGGTCACCAAGGTGCACATGGAAGTCGCGCGTTATGCGCGTGAGGGCCGCGACGTGGTGTTGATCGGTCACGCCGGGCACCCGGAAGTCGAAGGCACCATGGGGCGCTTCGATACTGCGAACGGCGGGCGCATGCATCTCATCGAGAACATCGAGCAGGCCGCGAAGCTCGAAGTGCGCGACGCGGAGCGGCTGGCCTTCGTCACACAGACCACGTTGTCGGTGGATGACACGGCCGCGATCGTCAATGCGCTGCGGCAGCGGTTCCCCTCGCTCGCGAGCCCGCGCCGCGAAGACATCTGTTACGCCACGCAGAATCGCCAGGATGCCGTGAAGGAGCTGATCGCGAGCTGCGACGTGTTGATCGTCGTGGGCTCGATCACCAGCTCCAATTCCAATCGCCTGCGCGAGCTGGCGGAGCGCGCCGGCCGGCCGGGTTATCTCATCGACGACGCGTCGTTTCTGCAGCGCGAGTGGTTTGAGGGCAAAAATGCCGTGGGCGTGACCGCCGGCGCGTCGGCGCCCGAAGAACTGGTGCAGCAGGTCGTGGCACGCTTGCGCGAATGGGGCGGAACGCAGGCCGACGAATTGAAAGGGCGCGAAGAACACGTCGTGTTCTCGTTGCCGCGCGCGTTGCGCACCAGCGCGCCGCGCAGCTGA
- the lspA gene encoding signal peptidase II translates to MNDAVKLPIGASGIRLLWISVLVIAGDQLTKLWIERTMALGDAFAVLPVLDIVRAHNSGAAFSFLATAGGWQRWAFSVLAVGVSIGLIYWLRTIARATHGLLATGLALILGGAIGNVIDRIEHGYVVDFVYAHWGPHYFPAFNVADSAISIGAVLVVLDALREWRREQALKANQGK, encoded by the coding sequence ATGAACGACGCCGTCAAACTACCGATCGGCGCGAGCGGAATCCGCCTGCTGTGGATCTCCGTGCTGGTGATCGCCGGCGACCAGCTGACCAAGCTGTGGATCGAACGCACGATGGCGCTGGGCGATGCGTTCGCGGTGCTGCCGGTGCTCGACATCGTGCGTGCGCACAACTCGGGGGCGGCGTTCAGCTTCCTCGCGACCGCGGGCGGCTGGCAGCGCTGGGCGTTTTCGGTGCTCGCGGTCGGCGTGTCGATCGGACTCATCTACTGGCTGCGCACCATCGCGCGCGCCACGCACGGTCTGCTCGCGACCGGCCTGGCGCTGATACTCGGCGGCGCCATCGGCAACGTCATCGACCGGATCGAACACGGATACGTGGTCGACTTCGTCTACGCGCATTGGGGGCCGCATTATTTTCCGGCGTTCAACGTGGCCGACTCGGCCATCAGCATCGGCGCCGTGCTGGTGGTCCTCGACGCGTTGCGCGAATGGCGCCGCGAGCAGGCGCTCAAGGCAAACCAGGGGAAGTGA
- the rpsT gene encoding 30S ribosomal protein S20: protein MANTKSAEKAARRAETNRTRNVALRSRMRSALRKVSDAVTAGNKTDASAALKDAQPLIDSLVNKNVIHRNKAARHKSALSARIKAMGK from the coding sequence GTGGCGAATACCAAGTCGGCCGAAAAAGCCGCCCGTCGAGCTGAAACCAACCGCACCCGCAACGTGGCGCTCCGTTCACGCATGCGCTCGGCCCTGCGCAAGGTCAGCGACGCCGTCACGGCCGGCAACAAGACCGATGCCTCTGCGGCACTCAAGGATGCCCAGCCGTTGATCGATTCGCTGGTCAACAAGAACGTCATTCATCGCAACAAGGCCGCGCGCCACAAGAGCGCCCTGTCGGCCCGCATCAAGGCGATGGGCAAGTAA
- a CDS encoding bifunctional riboflavin kinase/FAD synthetase has protein sequence MEIVRGLQGLKERHRGAAITVGSFDGIHLGHGALIASACALAAQAGRPAMMLTFEPLPREYLAPQDPPARLTDLRERWRVLERSDLSFLCVLRFDEKLRSLTGEQFVSLLSERFAASAVVVGQDFRFGRGGAGSVGLLRAAADAGRFALELVPSVCIDDTRVSSSGVRALLAAGDFRRARDLLGRAYSMRGRVVEGEKLGRRLGYPTANIRMRRAKLPLSGIFAVRVRGVDEGNVHTARNGVASLGFRPTVGGTEPLLEAHVFDYEGTLYGREIEIEFVAKIRDEEKFENLDALVRQMHLDAAEARKILQKTV, from the coding sequence ATGGAAATCGTTCGCGGATTGCAGGGTCTGAAAGAGAGGCATCGCGGCGCCGCCATCACGGTGGGCAGCTTCGATGGCATTCATCTCGGACACGGCGCGCTGATCGCGAGTGCCTGCGCGCTCGCGGCCCAGGCCGGAAGGCCCGCGATGATGCTGACGTTCGAACCGCTGCCGCGCGAATATCTTGCGCCGCAGGATCCGCCGGCCAGGTTGACCGACCTGCGCGAGCGCTGGCGGGTCCTCGAACGGTCTGATTTGAGTTTTCTGTGCGTGCTGCGCTTCGACGAGAAGCTGCGGTCGCTCACCGGTGAGCAGTTCGTGAGCCTGTTGTCGGAGCGCTTTGCTGCCTCGGCAGTGGTGGTCGGCCAGGACTTTCGCTTCGGCCGCGGTGGCGCTGGCAGCGTGGGCTTGCTGCGCGCGGCGGCGGACGCCGGGAGATTCGCGCTCGAGCTGGTGCCGTCCGTATGTATCGACGACACGCGGGTGAGCTCGAGCGGTGTGCGGGCCCTGCTGGCCGCAGGAGATTTTCGCCGGGCGCGCGATTTGCTCGGCCGCGCGTATTCGATGCGTGGCCGCGTGGTGGAGGGCGAGAAGCTGGGGCGGCGGCTGGGTTATCCGACGGCCAACATCCGCATGCGGCGCGCGAAGCTGCCGTTGAGCGGGATTTTCGCGGTGCGCGTGCGCGGCGTGGACGAGGGCAATGTACATACAGCGCGCAACGGCGTTGCGAGTCTCGGGTTTCGCCCCACGGTGGGTGGCACCGAACCGTTGCTCGAGGCGCACGTGTTCGATTACGAGGGCACGCTGTACGGACGTGAGATAGAGATCGAGTTCGTCGCGAAGATCCGCGACGAGGAGAAGTTCGAGAACCTCGATGCGCTGGTGCGGCAGATGCACCTGGACGCAGCCGAGGCGCGCAAGATTCTGCAGAAGACTGTTTAG
- the ileS gene encoding isoleucine--tRNA ligase, with amino-acid sequence MADYKSTINLPETGFPMKADLAQREPKMQAAWEAGDLYGKLRAIARGRPRFVLHDGPPYANGALHLGHAVNKVLKDIVVKSHSLDGYDSPYVPGWDCHGLPIEHAVEKKVGRVGAKISAKDFRAACRKFATEQVELQRSEFKRFGVWGDWKHPYLTMDPHFEAQQIRALGHIIRNGHLYKGAKPVHWCLDCRSALAEAEVEYEDKISAAVDVEFRVADNGDLARRIGVSPDVIGAFPVSIPIWTTTPWTLPANEAVSLGPKIEYVLLWVSRNGQSELLVLANELLDASLTRYGLNKGQVLVQFEGAALEHLQLQHPFLPKHVPVIVGEHVTLEAGTGAVHTAPAHGQDDFIIGQKYSLPVDNPVMGDGRFREGTPFVAGMKIDEGGEVLIKELESRGRLLKHEQIKHSYPHCWRHHTPVIFRATPQWFISMNQNHLREHALRDIKKVQWTPAWGEQRLAGMIENRPDWCISRQRTWGVPIALFVHKQTQALHPRTAELLEQVAARIDKDNIEAWFELDPRELLGDEADSYEKVADVMDVWMDSGLSHECVHHTHPDDVKPPVDLYLEGSDQHRGWFHSSLLTSEALYARAPYKGVLTHGFTVDEKGRKMSKSLGNVIAPQKIMSTLGADIMRLWIAATDYANEMSLSEEILKRISDSYRRMRNTVRFLLGNLAGFDPAADLLPADQMVAIDRWALARAAALHEEIADAYRKYEYHLIYQKIHNFCIVDLGGFYLDILKDRLYTTPKKSVARRSAQTALFHIAESMVRWLAPILSFTADEIWAFLPGKRSESVFLETWHELPKVAEDPIDWNGFIALKTAVSQEMEKLRVAGTIGAPLDAEVEVFCKDDYLAKFQALGEELRFLLITSEARVKRVSNAAGPPVGAIKVAEIAKEGGLWIRVQPTSAPKCERCWHHRPEVGSLPEHPTLCERCVTNVTGPGESRKYV; translated from the coding sequence GTGGCCGACTACAAGAGCACGATCAATCTCCCCGAGACCGGCTTTCCTATGAAGGCCGATCTCGCGCAACGCGAACCGAAAATGCAGGCCGCCTGGGAAGCCGGCGACCTGTACGGCAAATTGCGCGCGATCGCGCGCGGCCGGCCGCGCTTCGTGCTGCACGATGGACCGCCGTACGCCAACGGCGCGTTACATCTCGGTCACGCGGTGAACAAGGTGCTCAAGGACATCGTGGTCAAGTCGCACTCGCTCGATGGTTACGATTCGCCGTACGTGCCGGGCTGGGACTGCCACGGGCTGCCGATCGAACACGCCGTCGAGAAGAAAGTCGGGCGCGTGGGCGCGAAGATTTCGGCGAAAGATTTCCGTGCGGCCTGCCGCAAGTTCGCGACCGAACAGGTCGAGCTGCAGCGCAGCGAGTTCAAGCGTTTCGGCGTGTGGGGCGACTGGAAACATCCCTATCTCACGATGGATCCGCACTTCGAGGCGCAGCAGATCCGCGCGCTCGGCCACATCATCCGCAACGGGCATCTGTACAAAGGCGCCAAGCCGGTTCACTGGTGCCTGGATTGCCGCTCGGCCCTCGCCGAGGCGGAAGTCGAGTATGAAGACAAGATCTCCGCGGCGGTCGACGTGGAGTTCCGCGTTGCCGACAACGGCGATCTGGCGCGCCGCATCGGCGTGAGCCCCGATGTCATCGGTGCGTTTCCAGTTTCCATTCCGATCTGGACGACCACACCCTGGACGCTGCCGGCGAACGAGGCAGTTAGCCTCGGGCCGAAGATCGAATACGTGTTGCTCTGGGTGTCGCGCAACGGGCAGTCCGAGTTGTTAGTCCTGGCAAACGAGCTGCTGGACGCTTCGCTGACGCGTTATGGCTTGAACAAGGGCCAGGTGCTGGTGCAGTTCGAAGGCGCTGCGCTCGAACATCTGCAGCTGCAGCATCCATTCCTGCCCAAACACGTACCGGTGATCGTGGGCGAGCACGTGACGCTCGAAGCGGGCACCGGCGCCGTGCATACCGCGCCCGCGCACGGCCAGGACGATTTCATCATCGGCCAGAAGTACAGCCTGCCGGTCGACAACCCGGTGATGGGCGACGGCCGCTTCCGCGAAGGCACGCCGTTCGTCGCGGGAATGAAGATAGACGAGGGCGGCGAGGTCCTGATCAAGGAGCTCGAGAGCCGCGGTCGCCTGCTCAAGCACGAGCAGATCAAGCACAGCTACCCGCATTGCTGGCGCCACCACACGCCGGTGATCTTCCGCGCGACGCCGCAATGGTTCATCAGCATGAACCAGAACCATTTGCGCGAACACGCATTGCGCGACATCAAGAAGGTGCAGTGGACGCCGGCCTGGGGCGAGCAACGCCTCGCGGGCATGATCGAGAACCGCCCGGACTGGTGCATCTCGCGCCAGCGTACCTGGGGTGTGCCGATCGCGCTGTTCGTCCACAAGCAGACTCAGGCGTTGCATCCACGCACGGCCGAACTACTCGAGCAGGTGGCCGCGCGCATCGACAAGGACAATATCGAAGCCTGGTTCGAGCTCGATCCGCGCGAGTTGCTGGGCGACGAGGCCGACTCGTACGAGAAAGTGGCCGACGTCATGGACGTCTGGATGGACTCGGGGCTGTCGCACGAGTGTGTGCATCACACCCATCCCGACGACGTGAAGCCGCCGGTCGATCTGTATCTCGAAGGCTCGGACCAGCATCGCGGCTGGTTTCACTCTTCGTTGCTGACTTCGGAAGCGCTGTACGCGCGCGCGCCTTACAAGGGCGTGCTGACGCACGGCTTCACGGTCGACGAGAAGGGTCGCAAGATGTCCAAGTCGCTGGGCAACGTGATCGCGCCGCAGAAGATCATGTCCACACTCGGCGCCGACATCATGCGCCTGTGGATCGCCGCGACCGACTACGCGAACGAGATGAGCCTGTCGGAGGAAATCCTCAAGCGCATCTCGGATTCGTATCGCCGCATGCGCAATACGGTGCGGTTCCTGTTAGGCAATCTCGCGGGGTTCGATCCGGCCGCGGACCTCTTACCCGCGGACCAGATGGTCGCCATCGACCGCTGGGCGCTGGCGCGTGCCGCGGCGCTGCACGAGGAGATCGCCGACGCGTATCGCAAGTACGAGTACCACCTGATCTACCAGAAGATTCACAACTTCTGCATCGTGGATCTGGGCGGCTTCTATCTGGATATCCTCAAGGACCGCCTCTACACCACGCCGAAGAAAAGCGTGGCGCGGCGTTCCGCGCAGACCGCGCTATTTCACATCGCCGAAAGCATGGTGCGCTGGCTCGCGCCGATCCTGTCTTTCACGGCCGATGAGATCTGGGCGTTCCTGCCCGGCAAGCGCAGCGAATCGGTGTTCCTCGAGACCTGGCACGAACTGCCGAAGGTCGCCGAAGACCCGATCGACTGGAACGGCTTCATCGCGTTGAAGACCGCGGTTTCGCAGGAGATGGAAAAGCTGCGCGTCGCCGGCACCATCGGCGCGCCGCTCGACGCCGAAGTCGAAGTGTTCTGCAAGGACGACTACCTGGCGAAGTTCCAGGCGCTCGGCGAGGAGCTGCGGTTCCTGCTGATCACCTCGGAGGCGCGCGTGAAGCGCGTGAGCAATGCGGCCGGCCCGCCGGTCGGCGCCATCAAGGTGGCCGAGATCGCGAAGGAAGGCGGGTTGTGGATCCGCGTGCAGCCGACCAGCGCGCCCAAGTGCGAACGCTGCTGGCATCACCGGCCCGAGGTGGGCTCTCTGCCTGAGCATCCGACGTTGTGTGAACGGTGCGTGACCAACGTCACGGGGCCGGGCGAATCGCGGAAGTACGTATGA
- a CDS encoding type IV pilin protein, translated as MHSSRHCARGFTLAEILTALIVIAVLVALAIPLWRTHQLRVHRADGRAALIAAQSAQDRFFGIHARYAQGAEILAPAPAGLGLEPVSEHGFYTIGVQASADGLAYVATARASQARGQESDARCVELSLDQNGRRKAVDASGADRSADCWR; from the coding sequence TTGCACTCTTCACGGCACTGTGCGCGCGGCTTCACCCTCGCGGAAATCCTCACCGCGCTCATCGTCATCGCCGTGCTCGTAGCGCTCGCGATCCCCCTGTGGCGCACGCACCAGCTGCGCGTTCACCGCGCCGACGGCCGCGCGGCGCTGATCGCCGCGCAAAGCGCGCAGGACCGGTTTTTCGGCATCCACGCGCGTTACGCACAGGGCGCCGAGATCCTTGCGCCCGCGCCCGCCGGGCTCGGGCTCGAGCCGGTCTCCGAACACGGTTTCTACACGATCGGAGTCCAGGCCAGTGCCGACGGGCTCGCCTATGTCGCGACCGCGCGCGCGTCGCAGGCCCGCGGCCAGGAAAGTGATGCGAGATGCGTCGAGTTGTCGCTCGATCAGAACGGACGGCGCAAGGCAGTTGATGCCAGCGGAGCGGATCGATCCGCCGACTGCTGGCGTTAG